In Labrus bergylta chromosome 1, fLabBer1.1, whole genome shotgun sequence, one genomic interval encodes:
- the keap1b gene encoding kelch-like ECH-associated protein 1B, translating to MTECLTECKALVTPSTRNGHRVFSYTLESHTAAAFAIMNELRLERQLCDVTLRVRYKDLEAVDFVAHKVVLASSSPVFRAMFTNGLKECGMELVPIEGIHPRVMDRLIEFAYTASISVGEKCVIHVMNGAVMYQIDSVVKACCDFLVTQLDPSNAIGIANFAEQIGCTELHQKAREYIYMNFSQVATQEEFFNLSHCQLVTLISRDELNVRCESEVFQACVAWVRYDRENRRPYVQALLQAVRCHSLTPNFLQAQLQSLDWDPQCKDYLAQIFQDLTLHKPTKVISCRTPKVPQLIYTAGGYFRQSLSYLEAYNPCTGAWLRLADLQVPRSGLAASVISGLFYAVGGRNNAPDGNMDSNALDCYNPMNNCWLPCAPMSVPRNRIGVGVIDGMIYAVGGSHGCIHHNSVERYDPEKDQWHLVAPMLTRRIGVGVAVINRLLYAVGGFDGANRLSSCECYNPERDEWKTMAPMNTVRSGAGVCSLGNHIFVMGGYDGTNQLNTVERYDVETDTWSSAASMRHRRSALGVTALHGRIYVLGGYDGTTFLDSVECYDPENDTWSEVTHMTSGRSGVGVAVTMEPCQKELPPCQSSERENGAASPAYQSLNSSFSSHHSQRHSGSFSS from the exons ATGACAGAGTGCCTGACAGAATGCAAAGCGCTGGTGACTCCGTCCACGCGCAACGGCCACCGTGTCTTCAGCTACACGTTAGAGAGTCACACGGCGGCCGCGTTCGCCATCATGAACGAGCTGCGTCTGGAGCGGCAGCTGTGCGACGTCACGCTGCGTGTGCGCTACAAAGACCTGGAGGCGGTGGACTTCGTGGCTCACAAGGTGGTGCTGGCCTCCTCGTCCCCGGTCTTCAGGGCCATGTTCACCAACGGCCTGAAGGAGTGCGGTATGGAGCTGGTGCCCATCGAGGGGATACATCCCAGG GTCATGGACCGACTGATAGAGTTCGCCTACACGGCCAGCATTTCTGTGGGAGAGAAGTGTGTGATTCACGTGATGAACGGCGCCGTCATGTACCAGATAGACAGCGTGGTCAAGGCCTGCTGCGATTTCCTCGTCACGCAGCTCGACCCCAGCAACGCCATCGGCATCGCCAACTTCGCTGAGCAGATCGGTTGCACAGAGCTGCACCAGAAGGCCCGCGAGTACATCTACATGAACTTCAGCCAG GTGGCGACCCAGGAGGAGTTCTTCAACTTGTCCCACTGCCAGCTGGTCACTCTGATCAGCCGCGACGAGCTCAACGTACGCTGTGAGTCCGAGGTCTTCCAGGCATGCGTGGCCTGGGTGCGCTACGACCGGGAGAACCGGCGACCGTACGTCCAGGCCTTACTACAGGCTGTCCGCTGCCATTCCCTCACACCCAACTTCCTGCAGGCCCAGCTCCAGTCTCTGGACTGGGACCCCCAGTGTAAAGACTACCTGGCCCAGATCTTCCAGGACCTCACCCTCCACAAACCCACCAAAGTCATTTCCTGCCGAACACCCAAGGTGCCACAGCTCATCTACACAGCGGGGGGTTATTTCCGCCAATCTCTCAGCTACCTGGAGGCGTACAACCCCTGCACAGGAGCCTGGCTGAGGCTGGCTGACCTGCAGGTTCCCCGCAGCGGCCTGGCAGCCAGTGTGATCAGCGGGCTTTTCTACGCCGTCGGAGGAAGAAACAACGCGCCTGATGGCAACATGGACTCAAACGCATTGGACTGCTACAACCCCATGAACAACTGCTGGCTGCCATGTGCGCCCATGAGCGTTCCCAGGAACCGAATCGGAGTGGGTGTCATCGACGGCATGATATATGCCGTTGGCGGCTCACATGGATGCATTCATCACAACAGTGTTGAAAG GTATGATCCAGAAAAGGACCAGTGGCACTTGGTAGCTCCTATGTTGACACGCCGTATCGGTGTGGGAGTGGCTGTCATCAACCGGCTGCTTTATGCTGTCGGGGGTTTCGACGGCGCCAACCGGCTCAGCTCCTGTGAGTGTTACAACCCAGAGAGGGACGAATGGAAGACCATGGCCCCCATGAACACCGTGCGCTCTGGAGCAG GCGTCTGCTCACTGGGAAACCACATCTTTGTGATGGGCGGATACGACGGGACCAACCAGCTGAACACAGTGGAGCGCTATGATGTGGAGACGGATACGTGGAGCTCTGCTGCCTCCATGAGGCACAGACGCAGTGCTCTGGGAGTCACTGCACTACATGGACGCATTTATGTGCTGG gaggTTATGATGGCACCACGTTCCTGGACAGCGTGGAGTGCTACGACCCAGAGAACGACACCTGGTCTGAGGTCACTCACATGACTTCAGGGCGAAGCGGCGTGGGCGTAGCCGTTACCATGGAGCCGTGCCAGAAAGAACTGCCGCCGTGTCAGAGTTCTGAAAGGGAAAACGGAGCCGCCTCACCAGCCTATCAGTCCTTAAACTCCAGCTTCAGCTCGCACCACAGTCAGCGGCACAGCGGGTCCTTCAGCTCATGA